The genomic segment CGCCGGGCGCGCCGAGCACGTTGGCGATTTCGTGCGGATCGCAGACCACGGCCGCCGTGCCGTGGGCTGCGGCGGCCTCGGCAAAGCGCGGCGGGGTCAGCAGGCTGGACTCGATATGGATATGACCGTCCAGCAATCCCGGGCAGCAGAATCGGCCTCGCGCGTCCAGGACTTCCCGGGCTTCGATCTCCTCGAAGCCGACCACCAGGCCGTCCGCCACGGCCACGTGGGCCGGGTGGATCTCTCCCGAGAGTACGTTGACCAAATGCACGTCCCTGACCAGCAGGTCGGCGGGCTCCTGACCACGGGCGATGCGGATGTGTCTGGCGAGTCCTGCGTGCGTCATGCTTTCTCCTGCGGCGTATGCTCCATCACGATTGCGCGGGCGCGATCCGGGCGAGCATAGGGCAGCAGGCGCGCAACCACAATCGGCAAGGCCATGCAGGGGAGAACGGGAGCGGTCCTGGGCTGCCCGACTCACCGGCGTGGTGTACGAAAAGGCTTTCCCACATTCGTCGAGTCATATATTCTGTTCGCAAGGCTGCCTTTTTACAGATATTGCCGCAGATACACCGAGGACAAGGCGAACCGGAGTATGGACCTGCAAGCCCTTTTCTCGCCGCAAAGCGTCGCAGTCATCGGCGCTTCGGCCACTCCCGGCAAGATCGGGCACACGGTGCTCAAGAACATGATCGACGCCGGGTTCCCTGGCCGGCTCATCCCGGTCAACCCCAAGGGCGGGGAGATCGAGGGCCTGCCGGCGGTCACGTCCGTGGCCGAGCTGTCCAGGGGCCTGGACTTGGGGGTCATCTGCATTCCGCGCCAGTTCGTGCTGGACAGCCTGCGCGAGTTGGCGGCCATCGGCGCGCGCGCGGCCATCGTCATCACGGCCGGCTTCAAGGAAGTCGGCCGCTCCGGCTATCACCTGGAGCAGGAGATGGCCGGGATAGCCCGCGAGCACGGCATGGCCCTGCTGGGTCCCAACTGCCTGGGGCTCATCGACACGGCCGCCCGCGTCAACGCCACCTTTGCCACGGGCAAGCCGCAGCCTGGCTCCATCGCCTTCTTTTCCCAGTCCGGGGCCCTGTGCGTGGCCATCCTGGACTGGGCCGCCGGCGCGGGCGTCGGCTTTTCCTCCTTCGTCAGCCTGGGCAACAAGGCCGTGCTGGACGAAGCCGACATGCTCCAGTGGCTGGGCAGGGACGATAAGACGCGGGTCATTCTGGGCTACTTGGAGAACGTGCAGGACGGCCAGACCTTTTTGGCCAGGGCAACCGAGGTCACGCGCAACAAGCCCATAATCATGCTCAAGTCCGGCACAACGGCGGCTGGCGCGCGGGCCGCCTCCAGCCACACGGGCGCCATTGCCGGGTCGGATCAGGCCTATGGCGCGGCATTCCACAAGGCGGGCATCATCCGCGCCGAGCGCGTGTCCGAACTGTTCGACTTGGCGCGCGCCTTCGCCACCCAGCCCCTGCCCAAGGGACCCAATCTGGCCGTCGTGACCAACGCGGGCGGACCGGGCATCCTGGCCGCGGACGCGGCCGAGCGCTCGCGGCTGATCATGGCCAGCCTGTCGCCGTCCACGCTGGACAAGCTCAAGGCATTCCTGCCGGCCTATGCCTCGCTCTACAATCCCATAGATATCATCGGCGACGCCGATGCCGAGCGCTTCCGCAAGACGCTCGCCGCCGTGGCCGCCGACGAGCATGTGCACAGCCTGCTGGTCGTGCTCG from the Desulfocurvibacter africanus subsp. africanus DSM 2603 genome contains:
- a CDS encoding acetate--CoA ligase family protein; its protein translation is MDLQALFSPQSVAVIGASATPGKIGHTVLKNMIDAGFPGRLIPVNPKGGEIEGLPAVTSVAELSRGLDLGVICIPRQFVLDSLRELAAIGARAAIVITAGFKEVGRSGYHLEQEMAGIAREHGMALLGPNCLGLIDTAARVNATFATGKPQPGSIAFFSQSGALCVAILDWAAGAGVGFSSFVSLGNKAVLDEADMLQWLGRDDKTRVILGYLENVQDGQTFLARATEVTRNKPIIMLKSGTTAAGARAASSHTGAIAGSDQAYGAAFHKAGIIRAERVSELFDLARAFATQPLPKGPNLAVVTNAGGPGILAADAAERSRLIMASLSPSTLDKLKAFLPAYASLYNPIDIIGDADAERFRKTLAAVAADEHVHSLLVVLAPTATADVEAIAKAVTRIARESGKPVFGCFMGSQGVAAGQSILMDAGVPVYQFPEPAIASIEALARYAEWRASPEPERVEITRDLNEARRIIEEARRWGVREIVEFQAQELLRAYNLPTPQTRLARSSEEAATAAGEIGYPVVLKIASAQISHKSDVGGVAVGLKNLKEVLHAFTDITSRAQRMRPEAYIMGCLVQAMAPKGSREVIVGFKRDDQFGPLVMFGLGGIYVEVLKDISFRLAPLSLADARDMIREVRSYMLLKGFRGEPAVNFQALERIILTMSALAMDFPEIYEAEFNPVLAGEQGAIVADVRLSLSS